In the genome of Haemophilus pittmaniae, one region contains:
- a CDS encoding (Fe-S)-binding protein, which yields MNVNFYVTCIADVVKSGVAKNSVLLLEKLGCTITFLEKQGCCGQPALNSGYVKQALPGMKNLVETFEVNDYPIVAPAGSCVYAIKNYPEYFKRAGEADWATRAQKVADRFCDLTDFIVNRLGITNVGAKLPGKAVYHPSCSLSRKLGIVKEPIALLENVEGLELLPIANQQTCCGFGGTFSVKMAEISGEMVKEKVEHIEEVQPQYLIGADVSCLLNIGGRLAREGSAVKVMHIAEVLMQQGEIKDVA from the coding sequence ATGAACGTGAATTTTTACGTGACCTGTATTGCCGATGTGGTGAAAAGCGGCGTGGCAAAAAACTCCGTGCTGCTATTAGAAAAACTCGGCTGCACTATTACCTTTCTAGAAAAACAGGGCTGCTGTGGACAGCCGGCGCTCAATAGCGGCTATGTCAAACAAGCTTTGCCGGGCATGAAAAATCTAGTGGAAACCTTTGAAGTGAACGACTATCCGATTGTTGCACCGGCCGGTTCCTGCGTGTATGCCATCAAAAATTATCCGGAATATTTCAAGCGTGCCGGTGAAGCCGATTGGGCAACCCGCGCACAAAAAGTGGCTGATCGTTTCTGTGACTTAACCGACTTTATCGTAAATCGTCTTGGCATCACCAACGTTGGCGCCAAATTACCAGGTAAAGCGGTTTATCACCCCTCCTGCAGCCTGTCGCGCAAATTAGGCATCGTTAAAGAACCTATTGCCCTCCTGGAAAATGTTGAAGGTTTGGAATTGTTACCTATTGCCAATCAACAAACCTGTTGTGGCTTTGGCGGAACTTTCTCCGTCAAAATGGCGGAAATTTCCGGTGAAATGGTTAAAGAAAAAGTAGAGCATATCGAAGAAGTACAACCGCAATATTTAATCGGTGCCGATGTTAGCTGTCTGCTAAATATCGGTGGCCGTTTGGCCCGTGAAGGCAGTGCCGTCAAAGTGATGCATATTGCCGAAGTGTTAATGCAACAAGGGGAGATCAAAGATGTCGCTTAA
- the murQ gene encoding N-acetylmuramic acid 6-phosphate etherase, protein MNENLSERLTGLVTEQRNPHSMTLDSLSAAEIVKLMNEQDKTVPLAVERCLPQITQAVECITAAFQQGGRLVYLGAGTSGRLGVLDASECPPTFGVKDSMVRGIIAGGECALRQPIEGAEDNPAAAIADLQAIEFNAQDILVGIAASGRTPYVLGGLQYANGLGAQTIAIAGNPNSAMAQAAQIAIEPIVGPEVLTGSSRLKSGTAQKLILNMLTTASMVLLGKCYQNLMVDVQASNEKLRARALNIVMQATECEKSQAAKALEAADYNAKLAILMLLTQRPRNEAMQLLADNQGKLAQAIKSRE, encoded by the coding sequence ATGAACGAAAATCTATCGGAACGCTTAACCGGCTTGGTGACTGAACAACGCAATCCGCATTCCATGACCTTGGATAGTCTATCGGCCGCGGAAATCGTAAAACTAATGAATGAACAGGATAAAACCGTCCCCTTAGCGGTAGAACGCTGCCTGCCACAAATTACTCAGGCGGTAGAATGCATCACCGCAGCCTTTCAACAGGGAGGACGCTTGGTTTATTTAGGGGCGGGGACCAGTGGCCGTTTGGGCGTTTTGGACGCCTCCGAATGCCCACCAACCTTTGGCGTTAAAGATAGCATGGTACGAGGCATTATTGCCGGCGGTGAATGCGCCCTACGTCAGCCGATTGAAGGTGCGGAAGACAATCCGGCTGCCGCCATCGCCGACCTACAAGCCATTGAGTTTAATGCGCAAGATATTTTGGTCGGGATCGCCGCTAGCGGGCGCACTCCCTATGTCTTAGGTGGATTACAATATGCTAACGGATTAGGTGCACAGACTATTGCGATTGCCGGCAATCCTAATTCCGCTATGGCACAGGCCGCACAAATCGCCATTGAACCCATTGTTGGCCCCGAAGTGCTGACCGGTTCCAGTCGATTAAAATCAGGCACTGCACAGAAACTGATTCTAAATATGCTGACCACCGCATCCATGGTGCTACTCGGCAAGTGTTATCAAAATCTGATGGTGGATGTGCAGGCATCTAACGAAAAATTACGAGCACGGGCACTAAATATTGTGATGCAGGCAACCGAATGTGAAAAATCGCAAGCGGCCAAAGCCTTGGAGGCAGCCGATTACAATGCCAAATTAGCGATTCTGATGCTACTGACCCAGCGTCCGAGAAATGAAGCGATGCAACTGTTAGCTGATAATCAAGGTAAACTGGCGCAGGCAATAAAAAGTCGGGAGTAA
- a CDS encoding DNA-directed RNA polymerase II: protein MAIALVFAAFEAVPSAIVFSLEAREPRPIAVAFAPLALALVPKAVAFTPAAFAPLPIAEASLPDAFASEPIAIAFKPDALVAIPLATEF, encoded by the coding sequence ATGGCAATTGCGCTGGTATTCGCTGCATTTGAAGCGGTACCGAGTGCTATAGTATTTTCTTTAGAAGCGAGAGAACCAAGACCAATTGCAGTAGCGTTTGCTCCACTGGCATTGGCACTTGTCCCCAAAGCCGTCGCGTTCACTCCGGCAGCATTTGCACCGCTACCAATAGCAGAAGCTTCGCTTCCTGATGCATTCGCATCAGAGCCAATAGCAATCGCTTTTAAACCTGATGCCTTAGTAGCAATACCATTAGCGACTGAGTTCTGA
- a CDS encoding LutB/LldF family L-lactate oxidation iron-sulfur protein, translating into MSLKTSNLPFKQRVEHEVHNLIMRKAVVKAQETIGANRQRMVDELGHWEEWRDLAKQIRNHVLANLDAYLYQLSEKVLANGGHVYFAETAEQAAEYIRQVALAKKAKKIVKSKSMVTEEIGLNDVLQKEGMQVIETDLGEYLLQISGDKPSHIVVPAIHKDRHQIRKDLHEKLGYQGEETPEDMTRFVRQRIRQDFLEADIGISGCNFAVAETGSCCLVTNEGNLRLATTLPKTHIAVMGMERIAPTFKEVDVLITMLARSAVGAKLTGYNTWLTGPRLAGETDGPEDFHLVIVDNGRSDILASEFKEVLRCIRCGACLNTCPAYRQIGGHGYGSIYPGPIGAVISPLLGGYDEFKELPYACSLCNACNSVCPVRIPLAQLINRHREKMVELGKTPKLEQLSIFGFTTANAHPYLWKTGVNLGAKFLAKFIKQGKSPVAFGALAEWTKARDLPQADGESFRQWFNNRGNK; encoded by the coding sequence ATGTCGCTTAAAACTAGCAATCTCCCGTTTAAACAACGGGTCGAACATGAAGTGCATAATTTGATTATGCGTAAAGCTGTGGTGAAAGCCCAAGAAACCATCGGCGCTAACCGTCAACGAATGGTCGATGAACTAGGCCATTGGGAAGAATGGCGTGATCTTGCCAAACAAATCCGTAACCATGTCTTGGCTAATCTCGATGCCTATTTATATCAGTTAAGTGAAAAAGTATTGGCTAATGGTGGTCATGTTTATTTTGCTGAAACCGCCGAGCAAGCAGCGGAATATATCCGCCAAGTAGCCTTAGCCAAAAAAGCTAAAAAAATCGTGAAATCCAAATCCATGGTGACCGAAGAAATTGGCCTCAACGATGTGCTACAAAAAGAAGGTATGCAGGTCATTGAAACCGACCTAGGTGAATATTTACTACAAATTTCCGGTGACAAACCATCTCATATCGTGGTGCCGGCAATCCATAAGGATCGTCATCAGATTCGCAAAGACCTGCATGAAAAGCTAGGCTATCAAGGTGAAGAAACACCGGAAGATATGACCCGTTTCGTGCGTCAACGCATTCGTCAGGATTTCTTAGAAGCGGATATTGGTATCAGCGGCTGTAACTTTGCCGTTGCAGAAACCGGTTCTTGCTGCTTGGTCACCAACGAAGGTAACTTACGTTTAGCCACCACCCTACCGAAAACTCATATTGCAGTCATGGGGATGGAACGTATTGCGCCAACCTTTAAGGAAGTGGATGTACTGATCACCATGTTGGCACGCAGTGCCGTTGGCGCCAAACTTACCGGCTATAACACTTGGTTAACCGGCCCACGTCTAGCCGGTGAAACCGATGGCCCGGAAGATTTCCATTTGGTTATCGTTGATAACGGCCGTTCCGATATCTTAGCCTCGGAATTTAAAGAAGTTTTACGCTGTATTCGTTGTGGCGCGTGCTTGAATACCTGTCCTGCCTACCGCCAGATTGGCGGTCATGGTTATGGCTCTATTTACCCGGGCCCGATCGGCGCGGTGATTTCCCCATTACTCGGTGGTTACGATGAGTTTAAGGAGTTGCCATACGCCTGTTCCCTATGTAATGCCTGTAACAGCGTGTGCCCGGTGCGTATTCCATTAGCCCAATTGATTAATCGTCATCGCGAAAAAATGGTGGAATTAGGTAAAACACCAAAACTGGAACAACTCTCCATTTTCGGTTTTACCACAGCTAACGCCCATCCTTATCTCTGGAAAACCGGCGTCAATTTAGGAGCGAAATTCCTTGCTAAATTCATTAAACAAGGTAAATCACCGGTCGCCTTTGGTGCCTTAGCCGAATGGACTAAAGCCCGTGACCTACCGCAAGCCGACGGTGAAAGCTTCCGTCAATGGTTTAATAACAGAGGGAATAAATAA
- a CDS encoding DUF2827 family protein: MRKYKIGITFNLETNIPDIWSNGANQNIIFLYDLFKRSAIVEDVVLVCWGVTNTTTPPQGFMLDDLELKFAYINDVIDELDVLIEGTLSIEPYLSDKMHEHGGKTVCYKMGPDYIMDIEKFIFDQPAGRFFNGATFDSLWLIPQNDNTCRSYFSIMYDCPAQVVPAIWAPTFCDKVIANLRKDGIEFGYKPDPERKKWRLANFEPNIFIFKNCFTPILIGEQAYRQAPDKIGHIYVTNTYHKKDHPIFFNFIGRTKAVRDGVLSVEGRYKMPDFLTRYTDIVVAHQWENGLNYAYNDALYGGYPFVHNSTLLPKGVGYYYSGFDAFEGANVVLQVIENHDKHHEDYVKRANRFLETLLPDNPINIAIYEREILRLFEDE, from the coding sequence ATGCGCAAATATAAAATTGGTATTACCTTCAATTTAGAGACCAATATTCCCGATATTTGGTCGAATGGAGCTAACCAAAATATTATTTTTCTTTATGATTTGTTCAAACGTTCCGCCATTGTAGAGGATGTAGTGCTGGTTTGTTGGGGAGTTACCAACACCACCACTCCACCACAAGGCTTTATGTTAGATGACTTGGAACTGAAATTCGCTTATATCAATGATGTGATCGATGAATTGGATGTGTTGATCGAAGGTACGCTGTCCATTGAACCTTATTTAAGCGATAAGATGCATGAACATGGCGGCAAAACCGTTTGTTATAAAATGGGCCCGGATTATATTATGGATATTGAAAAATTCATTTTTGATCAACCGGCTGGACGGTTTTTTAATGGTGCAACCTTCGATAGCCTGTGGCTTATTCCGCAAAACGATAATACTTGTCGTAGCTATTTTTCAATTATGTATGATTGCCCGGCACAAGTGGTACCAGCGATTTGGGCACCGACTTTCTGTGATAAGGTGATTGCCAATCTGCGTAAAGATGGTATTGAATTTGGTTACAAACCCGATCCGGAACGGAAAAAATGGCGTTTAGCTAATTTTGAACCGAACATTTTTATTTTCAAAAACTGTTTCACCCCAATTTTGATTGGAGAGCAGGCCTATCGCCAAGCGCCCGATAAAATCGGACATATTTATGTGACTAACACTTACCATAAAAAAGATCATCCTATATTTTTTAATTTTATTGGTCGCACAAAAGCCGTGCGTGATGGTGTTTTGTCTGTGGAAGGTCGGTATAAAATGCCTGATTTCCTGACCCGTTATACTGATATTGTGGTGGCTCACCAATGGGAAAATGGTTTGAATTATGCTTATAACGATGCGCTTTATGGCGGCTATCCGTTTGTGCATAACTCAACGCTGCTGCCAAAAGGTGTCGGCTATTATTATTCGGGGTTTGATGCATTTGAAGGGGCGAATGTGGTGCTGCAGGTGATTGAAAACCACGATAAACATCATGAGGATTACGTTAAACGTGCCAACCGTTTCTTAGAAACTTTGCTACCGGATAATCCAATCAATATTGCCATTTACGAGCGTGAGATTTTGCGTTTGTTTGAGGACGAATAA
- the rdgC gene encoding recombination-associated protein RdgC: protein MWFKNLMIYRLTKPLDWTLDTLQNALSDCEFHPCGAQEQSKFGWVSPLRGGETLYFSDGRQILLLAQKEDKMLPANVVKRELDERIADFEQRENRKASKTEKQSLKDAVVLNLLPRAFSKMQQTALWIDPQNALVYVDAASAKRAEDALALLRKSLGSLPVVPLAFANEPAQVLTDWILGESLPHWLTALEEAELRGSQEDSVIRCKKQPLENEEILALLQDGKKLVSKLALEWPETLSFLFNEDCTLKRLKFADPVREKNEDILKEDYTQRFDADFVLMTGILSKLTENLLDAFGGEKARLAD, encoded by the coding sequence ATGTGGTTTAAAAATTTGATGATATATCGTCTCACCAAGCCATTGGATTGGACGTTGGATACATTGCAAAACGCCTTGAGCGATTGTGAATTTCATCCTTGTGGCGCGCAGGAACAATCCAAGTTCGGCTGGGTGAGCCCATTGCGTGGTGGCGAAACCTTGTATTTTTCTGACGGACGGCAAATTCTGTTGCTGGCGCAAAAAGAGGACAAAATGCTGCCGGCCAATGTGGTGAAACGCGAATTGGACGAACGCATCGCCGATTTTGAACAACGGGAAAATCGTAAAGCCTCGAAAACCGAAAAACAAAGCTTGAAAGACGCCGTAGTGCTCAATTTATTGCCGCGTGCTTTTTCTAAAATGCAACAAACTGCGCTCTGGATCGATCCGCAAAATGCCCTTGTGTATGTGGATGCCGCTTCCGCCAAACGTGCCGAAGATGCCTTGGCACTCTTGCGTAAATCCTTAGGTTCGTTACCGGTGGTGCCGTTGGCTTTTGCTAATGAGCCGGCGCAAGTGCTGACCGATTGGATCTTGGGAGAGAGCTTGCCGCATTGGTTAACCGCCTTGGAAGAGGCCGAATTGCGCGGTAGCCAAGAGGACAGTGTGATCCGCTGTAAAAAACAGCCATTGGAAAATGAAGAAATCCTCGCCCTCTTGCAGGACGGTAAAAAGCTCGTCAGCAAATTGGCCTTGGAATGGCCGGAAACCCTGAGCTTCCTGTTTAATGAAGATTGCACTCTGAAACGTTTAAAATTTGCTGATCCGGTGCGCGAGAAAAATGAAGATATCCTCAAGGAAGATTATACTCAACGTTTTGATGCCGATTTTGTTTTGATGACCGGCATTCTCAGTAAATTGACCGAAAATCTACTCGATGCCTTCGGTGGTGAAAAAGCCCGTTTGGCTGATTAA
- a CDS encoding DUF2827 family protein, translating into MRKYKIGITFNLEAEVADIWANGANQNVIHLYELFKHSEIAEDVFLVSWGPEKRTSPPSGFMLEGLDIQYALFDDIADQLDVLIEGTLSIEPDKIDRLHARGAKAVCYKMGNDFIMDMQKFLFDRPTGRLFNGAQFDAVWMIPQHENTCHSYFSIMNRCESFVVPAIWSPVFCDQVIKRLKEQHNLEFGYRLGAGAKRIASFEANMDIVKTSFTPILICEQTYRESPELIKHVYMCNTYDKRENPTFFNFIGRTDLVRSGVMTVEGRYQMPDFLARYVDVVLSHQWENGLNYAYNDALYGGYPFIHNSRLLPKGVGYYYSEFDAFEGARVLLDVIKHHDAHHEAYLKRANDYLNSLLPTNKINILCYERELLRLFE; encoded by the coding sequence ATGCGTAAATATAAAATTGGGATCACCTTTAATTTAGAAGCAGAAGTGGCCGATATCTGGGCTAATGGTGCGAATCAGAATGTGATCCATCTCTATGAGTTATTTAAACATTCCGAAATTGCAGAAGATGTTTTTTTGGTCTCTTGGGGGCCGGAAAAACGTACTTCGCCACCATCTGGATTTATGCTTGAGGGATTAGATATTCAATATGCGCTCTTTGATGATATAGCCGACCAATTGGATGTATTGATCGAAGGTACGCTTTCTATTGAGCCTGATAAAATAGATCGATTACATGCCCGCGGCGCCAAAGCCGTATGCTATAAAATGGGCAACGATTTTATTATGGATATGCAGAAATTTTTATTTGATCGACCAACAGGCCGTTTATTTAATGGAGCACAATTTGATGCGGTGTGGATGATTCCACAGCATGAAAATACTTGCCATTCTTATTTTTCGATTATGAATCGTTGCGAAAGCTTTGTCGTGCCGGCGATTTGGTCGCCGGTGTTCTGCGATCAAGTTATCAAACGACTTAAAGAACAACATAATCTGGAATTTGGTTATCGCCTGGGAGCTGGAGCGAAACGTATTGCTTCCTTTGAAGCGAATATGGATATTGTGAAAACCAGTTTTACGCCGATCCTGATTTGTGAACAGACTTATCGTGAGTCTCCTGAGCTGATCAAGCATGTTTATATGTGTAATACCTATGACAAGCGGGAAAATCCGACATTCTTTAACTTTATTGGGCGTACCGATTTGGTGCGCAGCGGTGTGATGACCGTTGAAGGCCGCTATCAGATGCCCGATTTTCTTGCCCGTTATGTGGATGTGGTATTAAGCCATCAATGGGAAAATGGCTTGAATTACGCTTACAACGATGCCTTATATGGTGGTTATCCGTTTATCCACAACTCCCGCTTATTACCGAAGGGCGTGGGATATTATTATTCGGAATTCGATGCATTTGAAGGGGCTCGTGTGTTATTGGATGTGATTAAACATCATGACGCTCATCATGAGGCCTATTTAAAACGTGCTAATGATTACTTAAATTCCCTGTTACCGACCAATAAAATTAATATTCTTTGCTATGAGCGCGAATTATTGCGTTTATTTGAATAG
- a CDS encoding YadA family autotransporter adhesin → MVAENGTAAGFGSKATGGNATAVGQSAEATGKNSTAIGQGAKATADNSVALGQGSVADEDNTVSVGRSSSNPNEVINRRITNVAPGVKGTDAVNVNQLNEVKRDLRKTDKKLRGGIAGATAVANIPQVTVAGSNMVGVGVGNYKGQSAVAVGYSRASDSNRVIFKASAAATTQGDYNVGAGIGYQW, encoded by the coding sequence GTGGTAGCCGAGAATGGTACTGCGGCAGGCTTTGGTTCTAAAGCAACTGGCGGTAACGCGACTGCTGTAGGTCAAAGTGCAGAAGCAACCGGTAAAAACTCTACCGCGATCGGTCAAGGCGCTAAAGCAACAGCTGATAACTCCGTAGCACTTGGTCAGGGATCTGTCGCTGATGAAGACAATACTGTTTCCGTTGGTCGTTCAAGCAGTAACCCGAACGAAGTGATTAATCGTCGTATCACTAATGTGGCACCAGGTGTGAAAGGCACCGATGCGGTGAACGTGAATCAATTAAATGAAGTGAAACGCGATCTACGTAAGACTGATAAGAAATTACGTGGGGGTATCGCCGGAGCAACAGCGGTTGCGAATATTCCGCAGGTTACTGTGGCTGGTAGCAACATGGTCGGTGTTGGCGTAGGTAACTATAAAGGTCAAAGCGCGGTGGCTGTCGGGTATTCTCGCGCCAGCGATAGCAATAGGGTGATCTTTAAGGCTAGCGCAGCCGCCACAACCCAAGGCGATTACAACGTGGGTGCCGGTATTGGTTACCAATGGTAA
- a CDS encoding LutC/YkgG family protein: MNLQNREDFLNKLATKMGKARDLVPQPMAAPVNTYPTERLTQLSPQQRAEEFINAAKAMMTDVVVCNEAEVRSALLALCEKYDGGEIVLNDDPRLDALEIPQTLAQQYPCYTWAKENDETNISQAEKANLGVVYAEYGLAETGGIVLFSSAERGRSVSLLPEKSIVVLRKSQVVPRVAQLAQVLHERAQQGERMPSCINIISGPSSTADIELIKVVGVHGPVSQIYLVIDDL, encoded by the coding sequence ATGAATTTGCAAAACCGAGAAGATTTCTTAAATAAATTGGCAACCAAAATGGGCAAAGCTCGTGACTTGGTTCCGCAACCGATGGCAGCACCGGTCAATACATACCCAACCGAGCGCCTTACCCAACTTAGCCCACAACAACGCGCGGAGGAATTTATCAATGCGGCCAAAGCAATGATGACCGATGTCGTTGTGTGCAATGAGGCCGAGGTGCGTAGCGCCCTACTCGCCCTATGTGAAAAATATGATGGTGGCGAAATTGTACTCAATGATGATCCACGTTTAGATGCCCTTGAAATTCCGCAAACCTTAGCCCAACAATACCCATGCTATACCTGGGCAAAGGAAAACGACGAAACCAATATCAGCCAAGCAGAAAAAGCCAATTTGGGCGTAGTCTATGCAGAATACGGCTTAGCCGAAACAGGCGGAATTGTTCTTTTCTCCTCCGCAGAACGTGGCCGTTCAGTCAGCCTGTTACCGGAAAAATCCATTGTTGTTCTACGTAAAAGTCAAGTCGTACCAAGGGTTGCCCAATTGGCTCAAGTTCTGCATGAACGTGCCCAACAGGGGGAACGTATGCCGTCTTGCATCAATATCATCTCCGGCCCAAGCTCGACTGCCGATATTGAATTAATCAAAGTGGTTGGCGTGCATGGCCCGGTCTCTCAGATCTATCTGGTTATTGATGATCTGTAA
- a CDS encoding anhydro-N-acetylmuramic acid kinase, whose protein sequence is MQPTYYLGMMSGTSLDGVDIALVDIQQSQIKLLATEFTPMPVQLRSQINQLIQQGQTTLQALGELDQRLGQLYADCVVHFLHKQQLTPTQIRAIGCHGQTVWHSPQGDAPFTMQLGDMHLLAARTGIDVVGDFRRKDIAFGGQGAPLVPAFHQAIFRHPQQLTVVLNIGGISNISILSPDMPVSGFDIGPGNTLLDQWIERHLGQAYDKDGTWAAGGKIEQGLLSQFMAEPFLQQAPPKSTGRELFNLVWLDKQLQLYGKPLAAQDVQATLAAFTVRSIADSLKSIHTRLPRRLLVSGGGAKNSLLMDGLAQALPDWQVATSSQVGWHEDYVEAAAFAWLAYRRLHNLPANLPEVTGAARAVCLGAIFPKEN, encoded by the coding sequence ATGCAACCAACCTACTATCTCGGCATGATGTCCGGTACCAGCCTTGACGGTGTCGATATTGCCCTTGTCGATATTCAACAATCCCAAATTAAGCTATTGGCTACGGAATTTACTCCAATGCCTGTGCAATTACGCAGCCAAATCAATCAATTGATCCAACAGGGTCAAACTACCCTACAGGCACTAGGTGAACTGGATCAGCGATTAGGGCAATTATATGCCGATTGTGTTGTCCACTTCTTACACAAACAACAATTAACCCCAACGCAAATTCGCGCTATCGGCTGCCACGGCCAAACGGTGTGGCATTCGCCACAAGGTGATGCACCCTTTACTATGCAATTAGGCGATATGCATTTATTGGCTGCCCGTACGGGAATTGATGTAGTGGGTGATTTCCGACGCAAAGATATTGCTTTCGGCGGGCAAGGTGCACCACTGGTGCCGGCCTTTCATCAGGCAATTTTCCGCCATCCCCAGCAACTCACTGTGGTATTAAATATTGGTGGGATCAGTAATATCTCTATTCTTTCCCCCGATATGCCGGTCAGCGGTTTTGATATTGGCCCCGGTAATACACTGCTTGATCAATGGATTGAACGCCACTTAGGGCAAGCCTACGATAAAGACGGCACTTGGGCGGCAGGAGGGAAAATTGAGCAAGGTCTGTTGAGCCAATTCATGGCAGAACCCTTTTTACAGCAAGCGCCACCGAAAAGTACCGGCCGAGAATTATTCAACTTGGTTTGGTTAGATAAACAATTGCAACTCTACGGCAAACCGCTAGCCGCGCAAGACGTGCAAGCTACTTTGGCCGCCTTTACCGTACGCAGTATCGCCGACAGTTTAAAATCCATTCATACCAGATTACCACGCCGCTTATTGGTCAGTGGTGGTGGCGCTAAAAATTCATTACTAATGGATGGACTAGCTCAAGCGCTACCCGACTGGCAGGTGGCAACCAGCTCACAGGTCGGTTGGCATGAGGATTATGTGGAAGCAGCCGCATTTGCTTGGCTGGCCTATCGCCGCCTACACAATTTACCGGCTAACCTACCGGAAGTAACCGGTGCCGCCCGCGCAGTCTGCTTAGGTGCTATTTTTCCAAAGGAAAACTAA
- a CDS encoding DNA-directed RNA polymerase II — protein sequence MLLPIEIEPAPVNLLSLPITVPEAVAVVFSPNAKALAAVAVTFTPAAIEFVPVAPPASPTRPSFVVALPPVAVPLFTWK from the coding sequence TTGTTATTACCGATTGAAATTGAACCGGCACCAGTTAATTTACTGTCTTTACCGATCACAGTACCGGAAGCGGTTGCCGTGGTGTTTTCACCCAATGCAAAAGCGCTTGCCGCTGTAGCGGTGACATTCACACCCGCTGCGATCGAATTTGTACCGGTTGCACCGCCGGCTTCGCCAACACGACCTTCATTCGTAGTCGCATTACCGCCGGTGGCTGTACCATTATTTACATGGAAATAG
- the proC gene encoding pyrroline-5-carboxylate reductase, with product MQQRTITFIGGGNMAQAIILGLLKQGYPAALLGVSDPSAEKRAYFAALGLRTYTDNLSAVAEAEVVLLAVKPQVLTEVCAPFAALDFSQKLLISIAAGINTARLAQLIPSVQAIVRVMPNTPALVGEGMAGLFAATQTAQPDRDFAAELLSAVGDILWVKDEAQMHAVTAASGSSPAYFFLFLEAMQHNLIEQGLNAEEARHLVQQAMFGSAKMVLENPQLDLATLRQNVTSKGGTTAAALAVFEQQQFQQTVQQAMAACIARSQEMESQC from the coding sequence ATGCAACAGCGTACAATCACTTTTATCGGCGGCGGCAATATGGCGCAAGCCATTATTTTAGGCTTGTTAAAACAGGGCTATCCTGCTGCCTTATTGGGAGTGAGCGATCCGAGTGCGGAAAAACGCGCCTATTTTGCCGCCCTTGGCCTGCGCACCTATACGGATAACCTAAGCGCGGTGGCGGAAGCCGAAGTTGTCTTATTGGCGGTGAAACCACAGGTGCTGACGGAAGTTTGCGCGCCCTTTGCTGCGTTGGACTTTAGTCAAAAATTATTGATTTCAATTGCTGCCGGTATTAATACCGCCCGCTTGGCACAATTAATTCCTTCCGTGCAAGCCATTGTGCGGGTGATGCCGAATACCCCGGCACTGGTTGGCGAAGGCATGGCCGGACTCTTTGCTGCAACGCAAACGGCACAACCGGATCGTGATTTTGCCGCGGAATTGCTTTCTGCCGTGGGCGATATTCTGTGGGTGAAGGATGAAGCGCAAATGCATGCAGTTACCGCGGCTTCAGGGAGCAGCCCGGCTTATTTCTTCCTCTTTTTAGAAGCCATGCAACACAATTTAATCGAGCAAGGTTTGAATGCCGAAGAGGCTCGCCATTTGGTGCAACAGGCGATGTTCGGTTCAGCCAAAATGGTGTTGGAAAATCCGCAATTAGACTTAGCCACCCTGCGTCAAAATGTCACCTCTAAGGGCGGCACCACCGCCGCCGCCTTAGCGGTATTTGAACAACAACAATTTCAACAAACCGTACAGCAAGCCATGGCCGCCTGTATTGCCCGTTCACAAGAAATGGAAAGTCAATGCTAA